The following proteins are co-located in the Clostridia bacterium genome:
- a CDS encoding DUF2847 family protein, whose product MQVLTMGSEMDVNRVLQESVLRPVIVFKHSSRCPRSARAYQEWQSFLRSPEAQRVTPAMVWVIEQRMASLAIA is encoded by the coding sequence TGCAAGTCCTGACGATGGGTTCCGAGATGGACGTGAACCGCGTGTTGCAGGAATCGGTGCTGCGGCCGGTGATCGTGTTCAAGCATTCCTCGAGGTGTCCCCGCTCCGCCCGTGCCTACCAGGAGTGGCAGTCGTTCCTCCGCTCGCCGGAGGCCCAGCGCGTGACGCCCGCCATGGTGTGGGTCATCGAGCAGCGAATGGCGTCGCTGGCCATCGCC